GTTGGTTCTACGACTTCATAGTTAGTGATTTCGCCTGAGCGATCAATAGTGATTCGTACTTTTGCTCGGCCTTCAATTTCACGCTGAATTGCGGAACGTGGATAAACGTGGCTTTTTGCCACTTTCTTAGCAATTGCTTTGGTCCAATCAGAGCGCTCATCCGCTTGAACTGGTGCAGCAATTACGAAACTCGCTGCAATAAGTGTAGCTGCCGATAGTTTAGCAAC
This DNA window, taken from Kordiimonas sp. SCSIO 12603, encodes the following:
- a CDS encoding energy transducer TonB, whose translation is MPKGIVKQSLGKVAKLSAATLIAASFVIAAPVQADERSDWTKAIAKKVAKSHVYPRSAIQREIEGRAKVRITIDRSGEITNYEVVEPTGKNVLDKVIPRMVKKMSPLPTPPGSVGDNDLTFILPITWRLQ